A stretch of the Cygnus olor isolate bCygOlo1 chromosome 25, bCygOlo1.pri.v2, whole genome shotgun sequence genome encodes the following:
- the LOC121059637 gene encoding signal transducer and activator of transcription 5B isoform X1, whose product MAVWIQAQQLQGEALRQMQALYGQHFPIEVRHYLSQWIESQAWDSIDLDNPQENVKATQLLEGLIQELQKKADHQVGEDGFLLKIKLGHYATQLQNTYDRCPMELVRCIRHILYHEQRLVREANNSPSPAGSLVDAMSQKHLQINQTFEELRLITQDSENELKKLQQTQEYFIIQYQENMRLQAQFSQLSQLGPQERLSRETTLQQKKASLEAWLHREAQTLQQYRVELAEKHQKTLQLLRKQQTTILDDELIQWKRRQQLAGNGGPPEGTLDVLQTWCEKLAEIIWQNRQQIRRAEHLCQQLPIPGPVEEMLSELNGTITDIISALVTSTFIIEKQPPQVLKTQTKFAATVRLLVGGKLNVHMNPPQVKATIISEQQAKALLKNESTRNESSGEILNNCCVMEYHQATGTLSAHFRNMSLKRIKRSDRRGAESVTEEKFTILFESQFSVGGNELVFQVKTLSLPVVVIVHGSQDNNATATVLWDNAFAEPGRVPFAVPDKVQWPQLCEALNMKFKAEVQSSRGLTKENLVFLAQKLFNSTSSHLEDYSSTTVSWSQFNRENLPGRNYTFWQWFDGVMEVLKKHLKPHWNDGAILGFVNKQQAHDLLINKPDGTFLLRFSDSEIGGITIAWKFDSAERMFWNLMPFTTRDFSIRSLADRLGDLSYLIYVFPDRPKDEVFSKYYTPVLCESTPAKAVDGYVKPQIKQVVPEFVSASGDAAPGGATYMDQAPSPAVCSQPHYNMYAQNPDAVLDPEGDFDLDDTMDVARHVEELLRRPMDSQWIPHAQS is encoded by the exons ATGGCGGTGTGGATCCAGGCGCAGCAGCTCCAGGGCGAAGCCCTGCGGCAGATGCAGGCGCTCTACGGGCAGCACTTCCCCATCGAGGTGCGGCACTACCTGTCGCAGTGGATCGAGAGCCAGGCATG GGACTCCATCGACCTCGACAACCCCCAGGAGAACGTGAAGGCGAcgcagctgctggaggggctgatccaggagctgcagaagaagGCGGATCACCAAGTGGGTGAAGACGGCTTCCTGCTGAAGATCAAGCTGGGGCACTATGCCACGCAGCTGCAG AACACGTACGACCGGTGCCCCATGGAGCTGGTGCGCTGCATCCGGCACATCCTCTACCACGAGCAGAGGCTGGTGCGGGAGGCGAACAAC AGCCCCTCGCCGGCCGGCTCCCTGGTGGACGCCATGTCGCAGAAGCACCTGCAGATCAACCAGACCTTCGAGGAGCTGCGGCTCATCACGCAGGACTCGGAGAACGAGCTCAAGAAGCTGCAGCAGACGCAGGAGTACTTCATCATCCAGTACCAGGAGAACATGCGCCTCCAAG CCCAGttctcccagctctcccagctgggTCCCCAGGAGCGCCTGTCGCGGGAGACGACGCTGCAGCAGAAGAAGGCGTCGCTGGAGGCTTGGCTGCACCGGGAGGCCCAGACACTACAGCAGTACCGCGTG GAGCTGGCCGAGAAGCACCAGAAGACGCTGCAGCTGCTGCGCAAGCAGCAAACGACCATCCTGGACGACGAGCTGATCCAGTGGAAGCGCCGGCAGCAGCTGGCGGGGAACGGGGGTCCCCCCGAGGGCACCCTGGACGTGCTGCAGACCTG GTGCGAGAAGCTGGCGGAGATCATCTGGCAGAACCGGCAGCAGATCCGCCGGGCCGAGCACttgtgccagcagctgcccatcCCCGGCCCCGTGGAGGAGATGCTGTCGGAGCTGAACGGCACCATCACCGACATCATCTCTGCCCTGGTCACCAG caccttcATCATCGAGAAGCAGCCCCCCCAGGTGCTGAAGACGCAGACCAAGTTCGCGGCCACCGTGCGGCTCCTGGTGGGGGGGAAGCTGAACGTGCACATGAACCCCCCCCAGGTGAAGGCCACCATCATCAGCGAGCAGCAAGCCAAGGCCCTGCTGAAGAACGAGAGCACCCGCAA TGAGAGCAGTGGGGAGATCCTCAACAACTGCTGCGTGATGGAGTATCACCAGGCCACCGGCACGCTCAGCGCCCACTTCCGCAACATG TCCCTGAAGCGGATCAAGCGCTCAGACCGCCGCGGTGCTGAGTCGGTGACGGAGGAGAAGTTCACCATCCTCTTCGAGTCGCAGTTCAGCGTTGGTGGCAACGAGCTGGTCTTCCAGGTGAAG ACGCTGTCCCTGCCCGTGGTGGTGATCGTGCACGGCAGCCAGGACAACAACGCCACGGCCACCGTGCTCTGGGACAACGCCTTTGCGGAGCCT gGCCGCGTCCCCTTCGCGGTGCCTGACAAAGTGCAGTGGCCGCAGCTCTGCGAGGCGCTCAACATGAAGTTCAAGGCGGAGGTGCAGAGCAGCCGCGGGCTGACGAAGGAGAACTTGGTGTTCCTGGCGCAGAAGCTCTTCAACAGTACCAGCTCCCACCTGGAGGATTACAGCAGCACCACGGTGTCCTGGTCCCAGTTCAACCGG GAAAACCTGCCCGGGAGGAACTACACCTTCTGGCAGTGGTTCGACGGCGTGATGGAGGTGCTGAAGAAGCACTTGAAGCCGCACTGGAACGACGG GGCCATTCTGGGCTTCGTGAACAAGCAGCAGGCGCACGACCTGCTCATCAACAAGCCCGACGGCACCTTCCTCCTGCGCTTCAGCGACTCGGAGATCGGCGGCATCACCATCGCGTGGAAGTTCGACTCCG ctgagaGGATGTTCTGGAACCTGATGCCTTTCACCACCAGGGACTTCTCCATCCGCTCCCTGGCCGACCGCCTCGGGGACCTCAGTTACCTCATCTACGTGTTCCCCGACCGGCCCAAGGACGAGGTCTTCTCCAAGTACTACACGCCGGTTCTCTGTGAGTCCACGCCAG ctAAAGCCGTGGATGGGTACGTGAAGCCACAGATCAAGCAAGTAGTGCCAGA GTTTGTCAGCGCATCAGGCGACGCTGCCCCCGGGGGGGCCACCTACATGGACCAGGCTCCTTCGCCCGCcgtctgctcccagccccattACAACATGTACGCCCAGAA CCCCGACGCCGTGCTGGACCCCGAGGGCGACTTCGACCTCGACGACACCATGGACGTGGCCAGGCACGTGGAGGAGCTGCTGCGGCGCCCCATGGACAGTCAGTGGATCCCCCACGCCCAGTCGTGA
- the LOC121059637 gene encoding signal transducer and activator of transcription 5B isoform X2, with the protein MAVWIQAQQLQGEALRQMQALYGQHFPIEVRHYLSQWIESQAWDSIDLDNPQENVKATQLLEGLIQELQKKADHQVGEDGFLLKIKLGHYATQLQNTYDRCPMELVRCIRHILYHEQRLVREANNSPSPAGSLVDAMSQKHLQINQTFEELRLITQDSENELKKLQQTQEYFIIQYQENMRLQAQFSQLSQLGPQERLSRETTLQQKKASLEAWLHREAQTLQQYRVELAEKHQKTLQLLRKQQTTILDDELIQWKRRQQLAGNGGPPEGTLDVLQTWCEKLAEIIWQNRQQIRRAEHLCQQLPIPGPVEEMLSELNGTITDIISALVTSTFIIEKQPPQVLKTQTKFAATVRLLVGGKLNVHMNPPQVKATIISEQQAKALLKNESTRNESSGEILNNCCVMEYHQATGTLSAHFRNMSLKRIKRSDRRGAESVTEEKFTILFESQFSVGGNELVFQVKTLSLPVVVIVHGSQDNNATATVLWDNAFAEPGRVPFAVPDKVQWPQLCEALNMKFKAEVQSSRGLTKENLVFLAQKLFNSTSSHLEDYSSTTVSWSQFNRENLPGRNYTFWQWFDGVMEVLKKHLKPHWNDGAILGFVNKQQAHDLLINKPDGTFLLRFSDSEIGGITIAWKFDSAERMFWNLMPFTTRDFSIRSLADRLGDLSYLIYVFPDRPKDEVFSKYYTPVLSKAVDGYVKPQIKQVVPEFVSASGDAAPGGATYMDQAPSPAVCSQPHYNMYAQNPDAVLDPEGDFDLDDTMDVARHVEELLRRPMDSQWIPHAQS; encoded by the exons ATGGCGGTGTGGATCCAGGCGCAGCAGCTCCAGGGCGAAGCCCTGCGGCAGATGCAGGCGCTCTACGGGCAGCACTTCCCCATCGAGGTGCGGCACTACCTGTCGCAGTGGATCGAGAGCCAGGCATG GGACTCCATCGACCTCGACAACCCCCAGGAGAACGTGAAGGCGAcgcagctgctggaggggctgatccaggagctgcagaagaagGCGGATCACCAAGTGGGTGAAGACGGCTTCCTGCTGAAGATCAAGCTGGGGCACTATGCCACGCAGCTGCAG AACACGTACGACCGGTGCCCCATGGAGCTGGTGCGCTGCATCCGGCACATCCTCTACCACGAGCAGAGGCTGGTGCGGGAGGCGAACAAC AGCCCCTCGCCGGCCGGCTCCCTGGTGGACGCCATGTCGCAGAAGCACCTGCAGATCAACCAGACCTTCGAGGAGCTGCGGCTCATCACGCAGGACTCGGAGAACGAGCTCAAGAAGCTGCAGCAGACGCAGGAGTACTTCATCATCCAGTACCAGGAGAACATGCGCCTCCAAG CCCAGttctcccagctctcccagctgggTCCCCAGGAGCGCCTGTCGCGGGAGACGACGCTGCAGCAGAAGAAGGCGTCGCTGGAGGCTTGGCTGCACCGGGAGGCCCAGACACTACAGCAGTACCGCGTG GAGCTGGCCGAGAAGCACCAGAAGACGCTGCAGCTGCTGCGCAAGCAGCAAACGACCATCCTGGACGACGAGCTGATCCAGTGGAAGCGCCGGCAGCAGCTGGCGGGGAACGGGGGTCCCCCCGAGGGCACCCTGGACGTGCTGCAGACCTG GTGCGAGAAGCTGGCGGAGATCATCTGGCAGAACCGGCAGCAGATCCGCCGGGCCGAGCACttgtgccagcagctgcccatcCCCGGCCCCGTGGAGGAGATGCTGTCGGAGCTGAACGGCACCATCACCGACATCATCTCTGCCCTGGTCACCAG caccttcATCATCGAGAAGCAGCCCCCCCAGGTGCTGAAGACGCAGACCAAGTTCGCGGCCACCGTGCGGCTCCTGGTGGGGGGGAAGCTGAACGTGCACATGAACCCCCCCCAGGTGAAGGCCACCATCATCAGCGAGCAGCAAGCCAAGGCCCTGCTGAAGAACGAGAGCACCCGCAA TGAGAGCAGTGGGGAGATCCTCAACAACTGCTGCGTGATGGAGTATCACCAGGCCACCGGCACGCTCAGCGCCCACTTCCGCAACATG TCCCTGAAGCGGATCAAGCGCTCAGACCGCCGCGGTGCTGAGTCGGTGACGGAGGAGAAGTTCACCATCCTCTTCGAGTCGCAGTTCAGCGTTGGTGGCAACGAGCTGGTCTTCCAGGTGAAG ACGCTGTCCCTGCCCGTGGTGGTGATCGTGCACGGCAGCCAGGACAACAACGCCACGGCCACCGTGCTCTGGGACAACGCCTTTGCGGAGCCT gGCCGCGTCCCCTTCGCGGTGCCTGACAAAGTGCAGTGGCCGCAGCTCTGCGAGGCGCTCAACATGAAGTTCAAGGCGGAGGTGCAGAGCAGCCGCGGGCTGACGAAGGAGAACTTGGTGTTCCTGGCGCAGAAGCTCTTCAACAGTACCAGCTCCCACCTGGAGGATTACAGCAGCACCACGGTGTCCTGGTCCCAGTTCAACCGG GAAAACCTGCCCGGGAGGAACTACACCTTCTGGCAGTGGTTCGACGGCGTGATGGAGGTGCTGAAGAAGCACTTGAAGCCGCACTGGAACGACGG GGCCATTCTGGGCTTCGTGAACAAGCAGCAGGCGCACGACCTGCTCATCAACAAGCCCGACGGCACCTTCCTCCTGCGCTTCAGCGACTCGGAGATCGGCGGCATCACCATCGCGTGGAAGTTCGACTCCG ctgagaGGATGTTCTGGAACCTGATGCCTTTCACCACCAGGGACTTCTCCATCCGCTCCCTGGCCGACCGCCTCGGGGACCTCAGTTACCTCATCTACGTGTTCCCCGACCGGCCCAAGGACGAGGTCTTCTCCAAGTACTACACGCCGGTTCTCT ctAAAGCCGTGGATGGGTACGTGAAGCCACAGATCAAGCAAGTAGTGCCAGA GTTTGTCAGCGCATCAGGCGACGCTGCCCCCGGGGGGGCCACCTACATGGACCAGGCTCCTTCGCCCGCcgtctgctcccagccccattACAACATGTACGCCCAGAA CCCCGACGCCGTGCTGGACCCCGAGGGCGACTTCGACCTCGACGACACCATGGACGTGGCCAGGCACGTGGAGGAGCTGCTGCGGCGCCCCATGGACAGTCAGTGGATCCCCCACGCCCAGTCGTGA
- the LOC121059734 gene encoding collagen alpha-1(I) chain-like — protein sequence MGTQPVLLVWCCGGTEHRTRGLIYPPPKPCVGRPWHGCPWAPGPFGCVPSPSCPLRAGQDVVRSGHVRGEGAELGQPQGGRANRGCPRGLRASPGHTCGMQGTSDCLQGGSGGDWSPSMCRAATVGCQRYRSQGLAGGWGLDPAPEGSQHGAAISGGCGFPSGGGRRDAPRAGPETPPTPGSTNPAGSAGSGPAAASEAGSDLEAIVGSRRCRETTCPCVYCGGRRAATCRRDGAGAAAAPPVGPRAPCREGSCTQNPPSAGPGERQAKGSAGATAAEGLHGAGVCGGCSQSPLVGPPQGFSWLCGVQKGSWGCIRWRCRGEGRG from the coding sequence ATGGGCACCCAGCCGGTGCTGCTGGTCTGGTGCTGTGGGGGAACCGAGCACCGTACCCGGGGGCTCATCTACCCCCCACCAAAGCCATGTGTGGGGAGGCCGTGGCACGGCTGCCCGTGGGCTCCGGGCCCCTTTGGGTGCGTGCCGAGCCCTTCGTGTCCCCTCCGGGCAGGGCAGGACGTGGTGCGCAGCGGCCACGTGCGAGGCGagggggctgagctggggcagccccaggggggTCGAGCCAAtaggggctgccccagggggcTCCGTGCATCCCCCGGGCACACGTGTGGCATGCAGGGGACGAGCGATTGTCTGCAAGGGGGGTCGGGAGGGGACTGGAGCCCATCCATGTGCCGAGCAGCCACTGTCGGCTGCCAGCGTTACCGTTCCCAGGGCctggctggaggctgggggctggatCCTGCCCCAGAGGGGAGCCAGCATGGGGCTGCCATCTCGGGGGGATGCGGGTTCCCATCCGGCGGGGGCAGGCGTGATGCCCCCAGGGCAGGACCAGagaccccccccacccccggcagCACCAACCCTGCGGGGAGCGCAGGGTCCGGCCCTGCGGCCGCCAGCGAGGCCGGCTCTGACCTGGAAGCGATCGTGGGCTCCCGGAGGTGCCGAGAAACCACGTGTCCGTGTGTTTACTGCGGCGGGCGCAGGGCTGCTACGTGCCGGCGGGACGGAGCCGGCGCCGCGGCTGCACCGCCGGTGGGGCCCCGCGCTCCCTGCCGGGAAGGAAGCTGCACCCAGAACCCCCCctctgcggggccgggggagcgcCAGGCAAAGGGCAGTGCGGGAGCCACGGCGGCAGAGGGGCTGCACGGGGCAGGCGTGTGTGGGGGGTGTAGCCAGAGCCCTTTGGTGGGGCCCCCCCAGGGCTTTAGCTGGCTCTGCGGGGTGCAgaaagggagctggggctgcattCGGTGGCGGTGTCGGGGTGAGGGCAGGGGGTGA
- the GHDC gene encoding GH3 domain-containing protein, giving the protein MLLPVVPGMLLATAPGMLVPVAPGMLLPVATGLLLAVAVAVAVAVCAVLPGPPPLPPRLLAAALRRAARWHRRRLEVLGTDVRHSQERRLRGLLPPGTAQGSDDFRERHPLTGGCADGEQGDTVPPLSLWALLRCCWACEPPLQGSLLYLDVLHAAFLQALAPRSTALLSWAPARPRAPAGWPLPTLYCAPPEAGALPSRTAALRVQLLFALRARSLRVLEAGLASELHDALAALRSGWPQLAQDLALGRLSPQNGLPEDLRGRLQALLVPDAARAAELRAECARGFEGIVQRLWPQLQVVVVGTAHGGERLYCDALRQAECRGLPLYCPFYRAAGALLGVNLWPEEPEPRFLLCPNWAFCEFLPCPAEEEEEQQTVLLGELWEGREYRLVLTARPGEYRCRAGEVLRVAGFNKQCPVVEPVRRESQVLSVRGESIPEERFCRSLCRAVGMWPGARLIDYVCVESSLLGASSGVCAPHYEVFVELRGLRDLSEGQRYKLDHCLQEDFPVYKSFRFKGSIGPLRLHLVGAGAFAQLREALGSPVPMPRVLREERLLAVIQSTVIS; this is encoded by the exons ATGCTGCTGCCGGTGGTCCCGGGGATGCTGCTGGCGACGGCCCCCGGGATGCTTGTGCCGGTGGCCCCCGGGATGCTGCTGCCGGTGGCTACCGGGTTGCTGCTGGCGGTGGCCGTGGCCGTGGCCGTGGCCGTGTGCGCGGTGCTGCCCGggccccccccgctgcccccccggctGCTCGCGGCCGCGCTCCGCCGCGCCGCTCGGTGGCACCGGCGCCgcctggaggtgctgggcacCGACGTGCGCCACAGCCAGGAGCGGCggctgcgggggctgctgccccccggCACGGCCCAGG GGTCGGATGATTTTCGGGAGCGTCACCCCCTAACGGGGGGCTGCGCcgatggggagcagggggacaCGGTGCCGCCGCTCAGCCTCTGGGCTTTGCTCCGGTGCTGCTGGGCCTGCGAGCCCCCGCTGCAG GGGTCCCTGCTCTACCTGGACGTCCTCCACGCCGCCTTCCTGCAGGCGCTGGCCCCCCGCAGCACCGCGCTGCTCAGCTGGGCGCCCGCTCGCCCCCGCGCCCCGGCGGGCTGGCCCCTGCCCACCCTGTACTGCGCGCCCCCCGAGGCGGGGGCTTTGCCCTCGCGGACGGCAGCCCTGCGGGTGCAGCTGCTTTTCGCCCTGCGGGCGCGCTCCCTGCGGGTGCTGGAGGCCGGGCTGGCCTCCGAGCTGCACGATGCGCTGGCTGCGCTGCGCTCCGGCTGGCCCCAGCTGGCCCAGGACCTGGCGCTGGGCAGGTTGAGCCCCCAAAACGGGCTGCCCGAAGATTTGCGGGGCCGGCTGCAGGCGCTGCTGGTCCCTGACGCCGCCCGGGCGGCCGAGCTGCGGGCTGAGTGCGCCCGGGGCTTCGAGGGCATCGTGCAGCGCCTGTGGCCGCAGctgcaggtggtggtggtggggacgGCGCACGGCGGGGAGCGGCTCTACTGCGACGCCCTGCGCCAGGCCGAGTGCAGGGGGCTGCCTTTGTACTGCCCCTTCTACCGGGCGGCAGGAG CTCTGCTCGGTGTCAACTTATGGCCGGAGGAGCCAGAGCCCCGCTTCTTGCTGTGCCCCAACTGGGCTTTCTGCGAgttcctgccctgcccggccgaggaagaggaggagcagcagacGGTGCTGCTGGGCGAGCTCTGGGAGGGACGGGAGTACAGGCTGGTTCTGACCGCCCGGCCCGGGGAGTACAG GTGCCGTGCCGGAGAGGTGCTGAGGGTGGCCGGCTTCAACAAGCAGTGTCCCGTGGTGGAGCCCGTGCGCAG GGAGAGCCAGGTGCTGAGCGTGCGGGGCGAGAGCATCCCCGAGGAGCGCTTCTGCCGGAGCCTGTGCCGCGCCGTGGGCATGTGGCCGGGCGCTCGCCTGATCGACTACGTCTGCGTGGAGAGCTCCCTGCTGG GCGCCTCCTCGGGGGTCTGCGCCCCCCATTACGAGGTGTTCGTGGAGCTGCGGGGCCTGAGGGACCTGTCGGAGGGGCAGCGCTACAAG ctggACCACTGCCTGCAGGAGGATTTCCCCGTCTACAAATCGTTCCGCTTCAAGGGCAGCATCGGGCCCCTGCGCCTGCACCTGGTGGGGGCCGGGGCTTTCGCCCAGCTGCGGGAGGCCCTGGGCTCCCCCGTCCCCATGCCCAGGGTCCTGCGGGAGGAGCGGCTGCTGGCCGTCATCCAGAGCACCGTTATCTCCTAA